One genomic window of Thermorudis peleae includes the following:
- the trpE gene encoding anthranilate synthase component I gives MVVGFAPSFSRTEQYQPSRDEVIRLAHAGYTVIPVYRVLNADLETPVSVFLKVAQGRYGFLLESVEGGERLARYSFIGTDPAAVLTCRDGLATVQWFASLGDSSGLHHRAGGLDYYGGAAHVEQRPFTDPLTLLQSLLAPLRPAVLPGLPRFLGGAVGYVSYEAVRYFERIPTAPQDPLAFPDACFQLVTSMVIVDHIERTMTVVAHAVIDDPRVAGREYDAAVARVEQIVERLQKPPIVPVSTHPLSSIPILERLQANLDQSQYEAMVEQAKAYIAAGDIIQVVLSRRLATETGAHPFTIYRALRRINPSPYMFFLQFDRDVLIGASPEMLVRLDGDQLSMHPIAGTRPRGRTPEEDEALARELLADEKERAEHIMLVDLGRNDIGRVSEPGTVRVPRLMEIERYSHVMHLVSQVTGRLRADLSGIDALRACFPAGTVSGAPKIRAMEVIAELEPEWRGPYAGAVGYVDFTGNLDAAITIRTIVMRDAKAYLQAGAGIVADSVPEREFQETWQKLRAIVRALELGEAMERVQREGGEV, from the coding sequence ATGGTCGTAGGATTCGCACCTTCTTTCTCTCGTACCGAGCAATACCAACCGAGCCGTGACGAGGTGATTCGACTGGCTCACGCTGGCTACACCGTTATCCCCGTCTATCGGGTCTTGAACGCGGATCTGGAAACGCCCGTCTCCGTTTTCTTGAAAGTCGCACAAGGGCGGTATGGCTTCTTGCTGGAAAGTGTTGAGGGTGGCGAGCGGCTTGCGCGCTATTCCTTCATTGGCACCGATCCTGCGGCGGTGCTCACCTGCCGCGATGGTCTTGCGACAGTGCAATGGTTCGCGTCGTTGGGCGATAGCTCTGGACTTCATCACCGCGCAGGAGGGCTAGATTATTACGGAGGAGCAGCCCACGTAGAGCAGCGGCCTTTTACTGATCCATTAACGCTACTTCAGTCGCTCCTGGCGCCCTTGCGTCCAGCAGTGTTGCCCGGGTTGCCGCGCTTTCTTGGTGGGGCGGTCGGCTATGTAAGCTATGAAGCAGTGCGCTATTTCGAGCGTATCCCAACGGCTCCCCAGGACCCACTTGCCTTCCCCGACGCGTGTTTCCAACTCGTGACCAGTATGGTGATTGTTGATCACATCGAACGAACGATGACGGTCGTTGCCCATGCAGTCATCGATGATCCGCGTGTTGCTGGCCGCGAATATGACGCAGCAGTCGCACGGGTCGAGCAGATCGTCGAGCGGCTTCAAAAACCGCCAATCGTGCCGGTCAGCACCCATCCGTTGTCTTCCATCCCCATACTCGAGCGCTTGCAGGCTAATCTCGATCAGTCCCAGTATGAAGCCATGGTTGAACAAGCAAAGGCCTACATTGCTGCCGGGGATATCATCCAGGTGGTGCTTTCGCGTCGTCTTGCTACTGAGACTGGGGCTCACCCGTTCACGATTTATCGGGCACTTCGCCGTATCAATCCTTCGCCCTACATGTTCTTCTTGCAGTTTGATCGTGATGTGCTCATCGGTGCATCTCCTGAGATGCTCGTTCGGCTTGATGGCGACCAGCTGTCGATGCACCCGATTGCCGGCACCCGTCCCCGTGGCAGGACGCCTGAAGAAGACGAGGCGTTGGCACGTGAATTGCTCGCTGACGAAAAGGAACGTGCTGAGCACATTATGCTCGTTGATCTCGGCCGGAATGACATTGGGCGCGTCTCCGAACCAGGCACGGTTCGCGTGCCACGCCTGATGGAGATCGAGCGGTATAGCCATGTCATGCATCTGGTCAGTCAGGTAACCGGAAGACTCCGCGCTGACCTCAGTGGGATTGATGCGCTGCGGGCGTGCTTCCCAGCTGGGACGGTCAGTGGAGCACCAAAGATTCGTGCCATGGAAGTCATCGCGGAGCTTGAACCAGAGTGGCGTGGACCCTATGCCGGTGCTGTTGGCTATGTCGATTTTACCGGCAATCTCGATGCCGCGATCACTATCCGCACGATTGTGATGCGTGACGCAAAGGCATACCTCCAAGCGGGTGCAGGTATCGTTGCCGACAGCGTTCCTGAACGTGAATTCCAGGAGACCTGGCAGAAGCTTCGCGCAATCGTGCGTGCGCTTGAACTGGGCGAAGCGATGGAACGTGTACAGCGGGAAGGTGGTGAAGTGTGA
- a CDS encoding ATPase, with protein MAIVDEQQRGYSVAEPPVDLNELIDRLEELMVRGSRVPLTSRVMIEEAEALALLEQLRRALPREIRQARRVLQERQKIILDAQMEAQKILATAQERAQYILSEQGIVNEAKARCEEMLRQAKEQARRARSEVDLYAVDLLSRVEEVLQESLGRVQHIKERITE; from the coding sequence ATGGCCATCGTGGATGAACAGCAACGGGGATATTCCGTAGCGGAGCCGCCGGTTGACCTCAATGAACTGATCGATCGGCTTGAAGAGCTCATGGTGCGTGGATCCCGGGTGCCGCTCACCAGCCGCGTGATGATCGAAGAAGCGGAAGCCCTTGCCTTGCTTGAACAGCTTCGTCGCGCGCTGCCTCGGGAAATCCGCCAGGCTCGACGGGTTTTACAAGAGCGGCAGAAAATTATCCTCGATGCCCAGATGGAAGCACAAAAGATTCTCGCAACAGCCCAGGAGCGCGCCCAATATATTCTGAGTGAGCAAGGCATTGTGAACGAAGCTAAGGCGCGCTGCGAGGAGATGCTGCGCCAGGCCAAAGAACAAGCCCGCCGTGCTCGCAGCGAAGTTGATCTCTATGCTGTTGATCTCCTCTCTCGCGTCGAGGAAGTGCTCCAGGAGAGCCTTGGTCGTGTCCAACACATCAAAGAGCGGATCACAGAGTAA
- the coaD gene encoding pantetheine-phosphate adenylyltransferase produces the protein MQHIALYPGTFDPITNGHVDVALRAARLFDFVVIGVYAGHDGAGKHPLFSAEERCAMARQALAGVENVRVDVFTGLTVDYARAVGAQTIVRGLRAVSDFEYEFQLAHMNRHLAPDVDVVCLMTSAQHSFISSSMIKEVAMLGGDITAFVPPHVAQALAEKFSQLRVERR, from the coding sequence ATCCAGCATATTGCCCTCTATCCGGGCACCTTCGATCCGATTACGAATGGCCATGTCGATGTTGCATTACGTGCGGCGCGATTGTTCGACTTCGTTGTCATTGGGGTCTATGCAGGACACGATGGAGCGGGCAAGCACCCGTTGTTTAGCGCTGAAGAGCGGTGTGCCATGGCCCGGCAAGCACTTGCCGGTGTGGAAAATGTTCGCGTTGACGTCTTCACTGGCTTGACCGTAGACTATGCCCGTGCGGTTGGGGCGCAGACGATTGTCCGAGGGCTGCGAGCTGTGTCCGACTTTGAGTATGAATTTCAGCTCGCGCATATGAATCGTCATCTTGCACCAGATGTTGATGTCGTCTGCCTCATGACGAGTGCCCAGCACTCGTTTATTAGCTCGAGCATGATCAAAGAGGTGGCGATGCTGGGCGGTGATATCACAGCGTTTGTGCCACCGCACGTTGCGCAAGCGCTTGCTGAGAAGTTCAGTCAGCTGCGGGTGGAGCGTCGATAG
- the rsmD gene encoding 16S rRNA (guanine(966)-N(2))-methyltransferase RsmD — protein MRVIGGVARGRHLKAPRGMRTRPMADKIREALFSMLASLQIRPRRVLDLYAGSGAIGIEALSRGAQWVDFVDMSSAACTVIRQNLENTGFRDRAAVHCMPVRSFLARVREPYDCVIMDPPYADPTILETMALLARSAAVQPGTVLILGHSPRLLLPPFHAGWRQLRDRCHGDSCVAIYQLEASEDSEAVET, from the coding sequence GTGCGGGTAATTGGAGGCGTGGCACGTGGCCGACACCTGAAAGCACCACGTGGCATGCGCACACGTCCAATGGCTGACAAGATTCGTGAGGCGCTCTTTTCAATGCTTGCCTCGCTGCAGATTCGGCCGCGTCGCGTGCTCGATCTCTATGCCGGCAGTGGGGCCATCGGTATCGAAGCACTATCACGTGGTGCACAGTGGGTCGATTTTGTCGATATGAGTTCAGCGGCCTGTACGGTCATCCGACAGAATCTGGAAAACACGGGCTTTCGGGATCGCGCAGCAGTGCATTGCATGCCGGTCCGCTCCTTTCTTGCACGCGTGCGTGAACCGTACGATTGCGTCATTATGGACCCTCCCTATGCTGATCCAACCATCCTTGAGACTATGGCTCTGCTTGCCCGCTCAGCGGCTGTTCAGCCAGGGACCGTCTTAATTCTTGGCCATTCGCCGCGTCTTCTCCTCCCACCGTTTCATGCTGGTTGGCGACAATTACGCGATCGTTGTCACGGGGATAGTTGTGTGGCAATTTACCAACTTGAAGCAAGTGAGGATTCAGAGGCGGTGGAAACGTGA
- the pheA gene encoding prephenate dehydratase, whose protein sequence is MRLAYLGPPGTFSEEAALAVASRDGADVLPLGSIPALVSAVETGLADRAILPIENSLEGTVSTTVDLLIHDTDLKICAELILPVRHFLLVRPGTSLDQIRVVVSHPQALAQCRRFLERCLPQAQQVAALSTAAAVADVMQREDGTYAAIGTLRAAELYGAAVLARDIQDHHGNVTRFVVLAPEDAPPTGHDRTSFCFTVKRNVPGALVDVLSELAVAQIQMTKVESRPMKSVLGDYYFLVDIEGHRLDPPVAAALERVAAKAAELKLFGSYPRHDVELSGGRIPRQ, encoded by the coding sequence GTGCGACTCGCCTATTTAGGTCCGCCAGGGACATTCAGTGAAGAAGCGGCTTTGGCCGTTGCGTCGCGTGATGGTGCAGACGTCTTGCCACTGGGGTCAATTCCCGCACTCGTTTCTGCTGTTGAGACAGGGCTTGCCGATCGTGCGATTCTGCCAATCGAGAACTCGCTTGAGGGCACGGTGAGCACGACGGTTGACCTGCTCATCCATGATACGGACTTAAAAATCTGCGCTGAGTTGATCCTGCCGGTTCGGCACTTCCTTCTCGTCCGCCCTGGGACAAGTCTTGACCAGATCCGTGTTGTTGTCTCACATCCACAAGCGCTTGCCCAATGCCGACGATTTCTCGAGCGCTGCCTCCCGCAAGCGCAGCAGGTTGCTGCACTGAGCACTGCTGCTGCGGTTGCTGATGTCATGCAGCGAGAAGATGGCACATATGCCGCGATTGGGACGTTGCGTGCCGCTGAGCTCTATGGCGCTGCCGTCCTCGCGCGCGATATTCAGGATCATCATGGCAACGTGACACGGTTTGTTGTGTTGGCACCCGAGGATGCTCCGCCCACTGGGCATGATCGCACCTCATTTTGCTTTACGGTGAAACGCAATGTGCCTGGAGCGCTCGTCGATGTGCTGAGCGAGCTAGCGGTTGCGCAGATTCAAATGACCAAGGTTGAAAGTCGTCCGATGAAGTCGGTGCTTGGTGACTACTACTTCTTGGTCGATATTGAAGGTCACCGGCTTGATCCTCCGGTGGCCGCGGCGCTTGAGCGTGTCGCCGCAAAAGCAGCCGAGCTCAAGTTGTTTGGCTCATATCCCCGTCACGACGTGGAACTGTCGGGTGGTCGTATTCCTCGCCAATAA
- a CDS encoding mandelate racemase/muconate lactonizing enzyme family protein: MRIVDLKCAVIGQSPVVRIVTDEGVSGYGQIESTKPYLKPQVLFFRDYLLGEDPTNVERVIRKIRRLGAFKPWGSAVSAIEMALWDVAGKAAGLPVYKLLGGKVRDRVRVYNGGVRFPLRGYQPEDFAENMAKMKAAPEGFTIIKQAIGYHGPMLQHLPGSRYGEDVTGSPYLNRGPLTERGLKHLVACVEAMKSVLGDEVGLALDCGPGWTVPDAIRFARAVEPYNILWLEDLITGDYTPYVLAELYREVTTQTMTPTHTGEQIYLRQNFMQLIETHAVRVIGPDPADVGGIAELKWIAEYADLHGIQIAPHGIFDGLIGLAALVQVAATLPQNYIAFEYPVARPEWWYDIIEGLPQPIVRDGFIEVWDRPGLGVEFNVDAARQYLRPEDADFFD, encoded by the coding sequence ATGCGCATTGTTGATCTCAAGTGTGCAGTAATCGGTCAAAGCCCGGTGGTACGGATCGTGACAGATGAAGGGGTAAGTGGCTACGGGCAGATTGAATCGACAAAGCCGTACCTGAAGCCGCAGGTCCTTTTCTTCCGTGATTATCTCCTCGGCGAGGACCCCACGAATGTCGAGCGCGTCATTCGCAAGATTCGTCGCCTCGGTGCGTTTAAGCCGTGGGGCAGTGCTGTCAGCGCTATTGAAATGGCGCTGTGGGATGTTGCGGGCAAAGCTGCTGGTCTGCCTGTCTATAAGCTCCTTGGTGGCAAAGTTCGAGACCGTGTGCGGGTGTATAACGGCGGCGTGCGGTTTCCCTTACGTGGCTATCAACCTGAGGACTTCGCCGAGAATATGGCCAAGATGAAAGCTGCCCCGGAAGGATTCACCATCATCAAGCAGGCTATTGGGTACCATGGTCCAATGCTGCAGCATCTTCCCGGCTCGCGCTACGGCGAAGACGTAACCGGATCACCCTATCTCAACCGCGGCCCGCTGACGGAGCGTGGGTTGAAGCATCTTGTCGCGTGTGTTGAGGCGATGAAGTCGGTGCTTGGTGATGAGGTGGGGCTTGCTCTCGATTGTGGCCCCGGTTGGACGGTGCCTGATGCAATCCGCTTTGCTCGGGCTGTCGAGCCCTACAACATTCTCTGGCTCGAGGACCTCATCACTGGCGACTACACGCCCTACGTATTAGCTGAGCTCTATCGAGAAGTAACAACGCAAACGATGACGCCAACGCATACAGGCGAGCAGATCTATCTGCGCCAAAATTTCATGCAGTTAATTGAAACACATGCCGTGCGTGTGATTGGTCCCGATCCAGCAGATGTTGGTGGCATTGCTGAATTGAAGTGGATTGCTGAGTATGCTGATCTCCATGGAATCCAGATTGCCCCGCATGGCATCTTCGACGGCTTGATCGGTTTGGCGGCACTGGTGCAGGTGGCCGCGACGCTGCCGCAGAACTATATCGCGTTTGAGTATCCGGTCGCACGACCTGAATGGTGGTACGACATTATCGAGGGGTTGCCGCAGCCGATTGTGCGCGACGGTTTTATCGAAGTTTGGGATCGTCCCGGCCTCGGCGTCGAATTCAATGTTGACGCAGCGCGCCAGTATCTTCGCCCTGAAGACGCGGATTTCTTCGACTAG
- the thpR gene encoding RNA 2',3'-cyclic phosphodiesterase has product MKRREARQQPHEQEETWRVFAAIPLPSPVHHRIAEAIAFLQRRGWRAKWVDPYNSHITVKFYGNVPVAQLPALQDALAASSQASQPFTLQVAGAGIFPSLRQPRVIWLGLIGDLAPLTVLHERIEAASVALGYQAEHRPFQPHITLARLRPDDTIPPRGIEAALHELGALPPVVLPVTTLTLYRSVLRPSGPVYTELYQFPLGGST; this is encoded by the coding sequence ATGAAGCGGCGAGAGGCACGACAGCAACCACACGAACAAGAGGAAACGTGGCGGGTTTTTGCCGCAATTCCTTTGCCTTCTCCAGTTCATCACCGCATCGCTGAAGCCATTGCGTTTCTACAGCGTCGTGGCTGGCGAGCAAAGTGGGTCGATCCATACAACAGCCATATCACCGTAAAGTTTTATGGCAATGTACCAGTTGCACAACTGCCTGCACTCCAGGACGCCCTTGCGGCAAGCAGCCAAGCAAGCCAACCCTTCACTCTTCAGGTAGCAGGTGCCGGTATTTTCCCATCCTTGCGCCAACCGCGCGTTATCTGGCTCGGCCTTATCGGCGATCTCGCTCCCTTAACAGTGCTGCACGAACGGATCGAAGCAGCCAGTGTTGCGCTCGGCTATCAAGCCGAACACCGTCCGTTCCAGCCACATATTACGCTGGCCCGGTTGCGACCTGACGATACGATTCCGCCACGCGGTATCGAAGCAGCGCTCCACGAGCTTGGCGCGCTGCCACCAGTGGTGTTGCCGGTAACAACGTTAACGCTTTACCGCAGCGTTCTACGACCAAGCGGCCCAGTTTATACTGAACTCTATCAGTTCCCGCTTGGAGGCAGCACGTGA
- a CDS encoding TIGR00725 family protein yields MIIAVCGPHEATPDELQLAEQVGELLARAGHVVVCGGRGGVMEAVCRGAKRAGGITLGILPGVDPTQANPWVDYPICTGIGEARNLAVVATGQAVIAIGGGLGTLSEIAFALKLGRPVVLLASWDLDHHQLHRSVHQAHLSYATSPEEAVAFACASSQPAPPT; encoded by the coding sequence GTGATCATTGCGGTCTGTGGGCCGCACGAAGCAACACCTGATGAACTTCAACTTGCCGAGCAGGTCGGAGAACTGCTTGCTCGTGCTGGGCATGTCGTCGTGTGCGGCGGCCGCGGCGGTGTGATGGAAGCAGTCTGCCGTGGCGCCAAACGTGCCGGTGGAATCACGCTCGGTATCCTCCCGGGAGTTGACCCAACGCAGGCAAATCCGTGGGTTGACTATCCGATCTGCACTGGCATCGGGGAAGCTCGAAACCTGGCAGTGGTCGCAACCGGGCAAGCCGTCATCGCGATCGGCGGAGGCCTTGGTACGCTCTCCGAAATTGCCTTCGCGTTAAAGCTGGGCCGACCAGTTGTCTTGCTTGCAAGCTGGGATCTTGATCACCACCAGCTGCATCGGAGCGTACACCAGGCCCATCTCTCCTACGCAACAAGCCCAGAGGAAGCGGTCGCGTTTGCCTGTGCTTCTTCGCAGCCAGCCCCGCCTACGTAG
- the prfA gene encoding peptide chain release factor 1 codes for MLDKLQELEQRYIELEHLLADPEVVTDPQRLAQLGRERAELEEIVSVYRELRRVDEQIAEAEQLLDGSDPELAELAADELPRLKELREQLYQDLRKRLVPKDPNDEKDVIVEIRAGTGGEEAALFAADLFRMYTRYAERQGWKTEVLSSNPTELGGFKEIIFEVRGKGAYSHLKHESGVHRVQRIPITESGGRIHTSTATVAVLPEAEEVDVQINEDDLRIEVFRSSGHGGQSVNTTDSAVRITHLPTGIVVTCQDERSQLKNRARAMAVLRARLYDLERRKLEEERTGMRRAQVGTGERAEKIRTYNFPQDRVTDHRLKLSVSNLPAVLDGELDQFISELQALEQAERLREAGIS; via the coding sequence GTGCTTGACAAACTCCAGGAACTTGAACAGCGCTATATCGAGCTTGAGCACCTGCTTGCCGACCCCGAGGTCGTCACTGATCCACAGCGGCTTGCCCAGCTTGGCCGCGAGCGGGCCGAGCTTGAGGAAATTGTCAGCGTTTATCGCGAGCTCCGTCGCGTTGACGAACAGATTGCAGAAGCGGAGCAACTGCTCGATGGCTCTGATCCCGAACTTGCAGAACTTGCAGCTGACGAGCTTCCGCGGCTCAAAGAACTGCGCGAGCAGCTCTATCAAGATCTCCGTAAGCGCCTCGTCCCGAAAGACCCGAACGACGAAAAGGATGTCATTGTCGAGATCCGCGCTGGCACTGGCGGAGAAGAAGCCGCCCTCTTCGCTGCCGATCTCTTCCGTATGTATACCCGCTACGCCGAACGCCAAGGCTGGAAAACTGAAGTGCTCTCAAGCAACCCAACCGAACTCGGCGGATTCAAAGAAATCATCTTCGAAGTACGTGGCAAAGGCGCCTATAGTCACCTGAAACATGAGAGTGGCGTGCACCGTGTCCAACGCATCCCGATTACCGAATCAGGAGGGCGTATCCACACCTCGACAGCGACCGTCGCTGTCCTGCCAGAAGCCGAAGAAGTCGATGTCCAGATCAATGAAGACGACCTCCGTATCGAAGTGTTCCGGTCGAGCGGCCACGGTGGGCAGAGCGTCAACACAACCGACTCAGCTGTCCGGATTACCCATCTCCCGACCGGCATTGTTGTCACGTGTCAAGATGAGCGATCGCAACTCAAGAATCGCGCACGAGCAATGGCCGTCTTGCGCGCTCGCCTCTATGATCTCGAGCGCCGCAAACTGGAAGAAGAACGCACCGGAATGCGCCGCGCACAGGTGGGCACTGGCGAACGGGCGGAAAAGATTCGGACCTACAACTTCCCGCAGGATCGCGTCACCGACCATCGGCTGAAGCTTAGCGTAAGCAACTTGCCGGCCGTGCTCGATGGCGAACTTGATCAATTCATTAGCGAACTTCAAGCATTAGAGCAGGCTGAGCGCTTGCGCGAGGCAGGTATCAGCTAA
- the prmC gene encoding peptide chain release factor N(5)-glutamine methyltransferase codes for MTKRFDTIRAALHWATQHLREASDSPRLDAELLLMHTLSLDRVGLYQRLAEPLPPESAERFAQLVRRRQAGEPIAYITGHKEFFGLDLLVSPAVLIPRPETEFLVQWALAWLSDHPGATCVDVGTGSGAIILAIAWHLPREWPGLLIGSDISLPALQVAKANRQRLGLQRVQFVCGSLLEWCGEPLDLIVANLPYLRYEQAHPGIAYEPAIALYADHEGFAAYEALLDQAPGCIQTGGVLLCEIDPSQAARAQQSARRAFPHANVRVLPDLAGRARYLLVET; via the coding sequence ATGACAAAGCGATTCGATACGATACGCGCCGCTCTTCACTGGGCAACACAGCACCTTCGCGAGGCCAGCGATTCGCCACGGCTTGATGCTGAACTCTTGCTCATGCATACGCTCAGCCTCGACCGAGTTGGTCTCTACCAACGACTGGCTGAACCGTTACCGCCTGAGAGTGCAGAGCGCTTTGCTCAGCTTGTGCGCCGGCGTCAAGCCGGAGAGCCGATCGCCTATATCACCGGTCACAAGGAATTTTTTGGCTTGGATCTGCTTGTCTCGCCGGCGGTGCTCATCCCTCGCCCAGAGACCGAGTTTCTGGTGCAATGGGCGCTCGCGTGGCTCAGCGACCATCCGGGAGCTACCTGTGTCGATGTCGGGACAGGCAGCGGGGCAATTATTCTCGCAATCGCGTGGCATTTACCTCGTGAGTGGCCTGGACTGCTGATCGGCAGCGATATCTCGTTGCCAGCGCTTCAAGTCGCTAAGGCTAACCGCCAACGTCTTGGCTTGCAGCGCGTGCAGTTCGTCTGCGGCTCACTCCTGGAATGGTGCGGCGAGCCTCTTGACCTCATCGTTGCGAACTTACCGTACCTGCGGTATGAGCAGGCTCATCCTGGCATTGCCTATGAACCGGCTATCGCCCTCTACGCTGATCATGAAGGATTCGCAGCCTATGAAGCGCTTCTCGATCAAGCGCCAGGCTGCATACAAACTGGGGGTGTACTCCTCTGCGAGATCGATCCGAGCCAGGCTGCTCGCGCGCAACAAAGCGCGCGTCGGGCCTTTCCACACGCGAACGTTCGCGTTCTCCCCGATCTCGCAGGACGAGCACGCTATCTGCTGGTTGAAACCTAG
- the rpmB gene encoding 50S ribosomal protein L28, whose protein sequence is MAVCELCGKKPVSGHNVSHSNRRTNRRFKPNVQPVTIYINGERKRLRICTRCLRTLYKDARMAEKAERKRQKVQGRS, encoded by the coding sequence ATGGCGGTTTGTGAACTCTGCGGCAAAAAGCCCGTTTCTGGCCATAATGTCAGTCACTCGAATCGGCGCACAAATCGGCGCTTCAAGCCCAATGTTCAGCCGGTGACGATCTACATCAATGGTGAGCGCAAGCGCTTGCGCATCTGCACCCGCTGCCTGCGAACGCTCTATAAGGATGCTCGGATGGCCGAAAAGGCTGAGCGGAAGCGGCAGAAAGTCCAGGGCAGGAGCTAG
- a CDS encoding DAK2 domain-containing protein: MGNVRTQQAVATPQVNWTGSTLRAALAAIVTHFRRHVPSLNALNVFPVPDGDTGTNMLLTLESALQATDGERSATAGTVLEQAARGALLGARGNSGVILFQLFRGLAQVAHNARVLDAAHLGAGLAEGARLAYQAVLHPVEGTMLTVLREVAEAAQQALAQGCTLAELLAVCRDTAIASVRKTPDLLPILRQAGVVDAGGQGIAVMLDAAAAFAANASPILQPSGDVQEGHIAQTMTFLDNIEALHGDDAFGYCVNFVLLGENVPLETLRETLNELGTSAVLVGDQQAVKVHVHTEHPGQLLEAALAFGELDAVRIDNMSLQTRALRAAREKASESPHHAQSSRTGLVAVVPSPELAKVFASFGAATVRGGPGMVPSAEEIAHAIAALPQDTVLVLPNDPNVAITARHAAQFIADKQVDVLPISRIPQGLVAVTAFHPDAEAHEVARQIIEASQHVRAIAVTKATRDLDEPVTVRAGEWLALVDDTIVASTPDFVTTALAAFEAANAAEAELATLILGRDAPPIDSLIQSIQERWPGLALETIEGGQPLYPLMVALE; this comes from the coding sequence GTGGGCAATGTACGGACTCAGCAGGCAGTAGCGACGCCACAGGTCAACTGGACAGGATCGACGCTCCGCGCTGCTTTGGCTGCGATCGTTACCCATTTTCGCCGCCATGTGCCTTCATTGAATGCCCTGAACGTTTTCCCTGTACCTGACGGCGACACCGGTACCAACATGCTCCTGACCCTCGAATCCGCCCTACAGGCAACTGATGGAGAGCGTAGCGCAACAGCCGGAACCGTGCTTGAGCAAGCTGCACGCGGTGCCTTGCTCGGCGCGCGCGGCAACTCTGGTGTTATCCTCTTCCAGCTATTCCGCGGACTCGCCCAGGTCGCGCACAACGCGCGGGTACTCGATGCCGCCCATCTCGGTGCTGGACTTGCCGAGGGAGCTCGCCTTGCCTACCAAGCAGTGTTGCATCCCGTTGAAGGAACCATGCTCACGGTTCTTCGCGAAGTCGCTGAGGCAGCACAGCAGGCCTTGGCCCAAGGCTGCACACTAGCTGAATTGCTTGCGGTCTGTCGTGATACGGCCATCGCGAGTGTCCGGAAGACACCAGACCTTCTGCCAATTCTGCGGCAAGCGGGCGTCGTCGATGCCGGTGGCCAAGGAATTGCCGTCATGCTCGACGCCGCGGCAGCATTTGCCGCGAATGCTTCGCCAATCTTGCAGCCCTCAGGTGATGTGCAAGAAGGGCACATTGCCCAGACAATGACGTTTCTTGACAATATCGAGGCGTTGCACGGTGATGACGCGTTTGGTTATTGCGTGAACTTTGTGCTTCTTGGAGAAAACGTGCCGCTTGAAACGCTTCGTGAGACTCTCAACGAGCTTGGCACCTCTGCTGTGCTCGTTGGCGACCAGCAAGCAGTGAAAGTCCATGTTCATACGGAACACCCAGGACAGTTACTCGAGGCAGCGTTGGCTTTCGGCGAGCTTGATGCAGTGCGCATCGACAACATGTCACTGCAAACTCGTGCACTCCGGGCAGCACGTGAGAAAGCTAGCGAATCCCCTCACCACGCTCAATCGAGTCGGACTGGACTTGTCGCTGTTGTGCCGAGCCCTGAGCTCGCAAAAGTGTTTGCAAGCTTCGGCGCAGCGACGGTGCGCGGCGGCCCAGGCATGGTGCCCAGCGCTGAGGAAATCGCCCACGCTATTGCGGCCTTGCCGCAAGACACCGTGCTTGTACTGCCCAATGATCCAAACGTCGCCATAACCGCCCGACATGCTGCACAGTTCATCGCTGACAAACAGGTTGACGTTCTGCCTATTTCGCGCATTCCCCAAGGGCTTGTCGCAGTAACGGCGTTTCACCCTGACGCCGAAGCACACGAGGTTGCGAGGCAGATCATCGAGGCGAGCCAGCATGTTCGCGCTATTGCGGTTACCAAAGCAACACGTGATCTCGACGAGCCAGTAACCGTTCGGGCAGGAGAATGGCTTGCGCTCGTCGATGATACGATTGTTGCAAGCACGCCCGACTTTGTGACAACAGCCTTGGCGGCGTTTGAAGCAGCGAATGCAGCTGAGGCTGAGTTAGCGACACTCATTCTGGGGCGAGACGCGCCACCGATTGATTCACTCATCCAGTCCATACAGGAACGCTGGCCTGGACTCGCGCTCGAGACCATTGAAGGTGGGCAACCCCTCTACCCTCTCATGGTTGCATTAGAGTAG